Proteins from one Ignavibacteriota bacterium genomic window:
- a CDS encoding ATP-dependent helicase, protein MKTFTLKKSTELHVITPHRFLIDYKNELNVSQYEAVTSVNGPHLIIAGAGTGKTRTIVYRVAYLVELGVNPKHILLLTFTRKAAQEMLRRASILLDDRCENVSGGTFHAYANSVLRKYGSLLGYDSNFTILDQRDAEDVINLIRTRLKLDTKQRRFPKKETLYDLYSRSVNMMQPLGDLLVNDYPHYKELEEEIGNVCKAYVLYKKSHNLMDYDDLLINLLQLLNTQESVKQILADQCKYIMVDEFQDTNKLQSEIVKSLASKYNNLMVVGDDSQAIYAFRGATIRNILDFPEQITDCKIIKLEENYRSTQPILNVANAILQAGIE, encoded by the coding sequence TTGAAAACCTTCACCCTCAAAAAATCGACAGAACTCCACGTCATCACGCCGCATCGTTTTCTTATTGATTACAAGAACGAGTTGAATGTGTCGCAATACGAGGCGGTTACTTCCGTGAATGGTCCGCATCTGATAATTGCAGGTGCTGGGACAGGAAAAACACGAACAATTGTTTACCGTGTTGCATATTTGGTGGAACTTGGAGTGAATCCGAAACACATTTTGCTTCTTACATTTACACGGAAAGCCGCACAGGAAATGCTTCGTCGCGCCTCCATTTTACTTGATGACCGATGCGAAAATGTCAGCGGCGGGACATTTCATGCGTATGCAAATTCTGTTTTGAGAAAATACGGCTCGCTCCTCGGCTACGATAGTAATTTCACCATTCTCGACCAACGAGATGCTGAAGATGTCATCAACCTCATACGTACAAGATTGAAACTCGACACCAAACAAAGACGTTTCCCGAAGAAAGAAACTCTGTACGATTTGTACAGTCGTTCGGTCAACATGATGCAACCTCTCGGCGATTTACTTGTCAATGATTATCCACATTACAAAGAACTCGAAGAAGAAATTGGAAACGTTTGTAAGGCGTATGTGTTGTATAAGAAATCTCACAATCTCATGGACTACGATGATTTACTCATCAATCTTTTGCAACTCCTGAACACGCAGGAAAGCGTCAAACAAATTCTTGCCGACCAATGCAAATACATTATGGTTGATGAATTTCAGGACACGAACAAACTCCAATCGGAAATTGTCAAATCACTTGCATCGAAGTACAATAATCTCATGGTCGTGGGTGATGATTCACAGGCAATCTACGCGTTCCGCGGCGCGACCATTCGGAACATCCTCGACTTTCCCGAACAGATTACCGATTGTAAAATCATCAAACTCGAAGAAAACTATCGAAGCACTCAGCCAATCTTAAACGTCGCCAACGCAATCTTACAAGCAGGAATTGAGTAA
- a CDS encoding Fic family protein — translation MTNYSEVNKQGFMFDDSKIRQADASYKSFPSFNEWATCFVNNERWEKYSTILKRKDEISAEMLGRAQEIVKRAAAIDTGAIEGLYEVDRGFTFTVATQAAMWESLLESKGQNVKALFQSQLEAYDYVLDFATKRTPIAEAWIRTLHSEICKPQATYPVYTTVGIQEQPLPKGKYKVNPNHVMRSDGKIHSYSPVDLTPAEMHRFCNELNSEAFQSAHPILQASFAHYAFVVIHPFADGNGRVARALASAFTYRAYSIPVLVLMDEREAYYDTLEAADNGDYQKFIDFVLERGIDSIKMMEESFSAAKAPDANGAISTIKSLYVTKGGYSHEEVDKIGSLFFQSFLKELKELAIKYQVPQQIRIDVQTTSNGYEDRKSMYRIPISSKVNGISLTFHASPPATLSYSVSFLLLVPKDCDKEDEFVIRWVSSNTDFKARLTEIVPQIKSSLTIRIKIFLEKVFGDVLTKIAIQAKQKVKGSVI, via the coding sequence ATGACCAATTATTCTGAAGTAAACAAGCAAGGGTTTATGTTTGATGATTCAAAAATACGCCAAGCAGATGCCTCGTACAAATCATTTCCTTCTTTCAATGAATGGGCTACCTGTTTTGTGAATAATGAGCGGTGGGAAAAATATTCGACTATTCTAAAAAGAAAGGATGAAATATCAGCCGAGATGTTGGGCCGTGCGCAAGAGATTGTCAAACGAGCGGCGGCGATTGATACGGGTGCAATTGAAGGATTGTATGAAGTTGACAGGGGATTTACTTTTACGGTTGCAACACAAGCGGCAATGTGGGAATCGCTCCTTGAAAGCAAAGGTCAAAATGTGAAAGCGTTGTTTCAATCCCAACTTGAAGCGTATGATTATGTTTTGGATTTCGCTACGAAACGAACTCCGATTGCAGAAGCATGGATAAGAACACTTCACTCTGAAATTTGTAAACCTCAGGCAACCTACCCGGTTTATACTACCGTTGGTATTCAGGAGCAACCTCTTCCAAAAGGAAAATATAAAGTTAATCCGAATCATGTCATGCGTTCGGACGGAAAAATTCACTCGTATTCACCCGTAGATTTAACTCCTGCAGAAATGCACAGGTTTTGTAATGAACTGAACAGTGAAGCATTTCAATCTGCTCACCCAATTTTACAGGCATCATTTGCACATTATGCTTTTGTCGTAATTCATCCTTTCGCAGATGGAAACGGAAGAGTGGCTCGTGCGTTAGCGTCCGCTTTTACGTACAGGGCTTACTCAATTCCTGTTTTAGTTTTGATGGATGAAAGAGAAGCGTATTACGACACTTTAGAAGCGGCTGACAATGGAGACTATCAGAAGTTCATTGATTTTGTTTTGGAGAGAGGGATAGATTCAATAAAGATGATGGAGGAGAGTTTCTCTGCGGCAAAAGCACCGGATGCAAATGGGGCGATTTCAACTATAAAGAGTCTTTATGTTACGAAAGGAGGGTATTCGCATGAGGAAGTGGACAAGATTGGATCTTTATTCTTTCAATCATTTTTAAAAGAACTAAAAGAATTGGCTATTAAATATCAAGTACCTCAACAGATTCGTATTGATGTTCAAACGACAAGTAATGGATATGAAGACAGAAAAAGCATGTACAGAATCCCCATTTCGTCTAAAGTGAACGGAATTTCACTTACATTTCATGCTTCTCCTCCTGCAACCCTAAGTTATTCAGTATCATTTTTATTATTAGTGCCAAAAGATTGTGATAAAGAGGACGAGTTTGTTATAAGGTGGGTATCGTCGAATACTGATTTTAAAGCTCGATTGACAGAGATAGTACCTCAAATTAAAAGTTCACTAACAATCCGCATAAAAATATTTCTAGAAAAAGTATTTGGAGATGTTCTTACAAAGATAGCTATTCAAGCTAAACAAAAAGTAAAGGGTTCAGTCATCTAA
- the maf gene encoding septum formation protein Maf, with protein sequence MLIKKPLILASASQRRQQLFRQIGLEFQIRESGVDETFDTTKSVSENVERLAIEKARFVGNGTANAFIVGADTVVVLGEEILGKPKDFQEAVSMLSKLSGQTHLVYTGFCLFDKPSNNYTSSHEITKVTFRKLGQEEIEEYVKAGSPMDKAGAYGIQDDYGAVFVERIEGCYYNVVGFPLAKFYLVMQDFQKQLGLL encoded by the coding sequence ATGCTCATAAAGAAACCGCTTATCCTCGCCTCTGCCTCTCAGCGTCGTCAGCAATTGTTTCGGCAAATCGGATTGGAGTTTCAAATCCGTGAAAGCGGAGTGGATGAAACATTCGATACAACAAAAAGCGTAAGCGAAAATGTTGAGAGACTTGCAATCGAGAAAGCGCGATTCGTCGGGAATGGTACAGCGAACGCATTCATTGTTGGCGCTGACACTGTTGTTGTCCTTGGTGAAGAAATCCTTGGGAAGCCGAAAGATTTTCAGGAGGCGGTTTCTATGCTTTCAAAGTTAAGCGGACAAACACATCTCGTGTATACCGGGTTTTGTTTATTTGATAAACCTTCGAACAATTACACATCATCTCACGAGATTACAAAAGTTACTTTCAGGAAACTTGGTCAGGAAGAAATTGAAGAATATGTGAAGGCAGGTTCGCCGATGGATAAAGCGGGCGCGTACGGAATTCAGGATGATTATGGCGCGGTGTTCGTTGAGCGGATTGAAGGATGCTACTACAACGTCGTTGGATTTCCGCTTGCCAAGTTTTATCTTGTTATGCAAGATTTTCAAAAACAATTAGGATTACTCTGA
- a CDS encoding cobalamin B12-binding domain-containing protein — MEKKIRVLVAKAGLDGHDRGAKVVAAALRDAGMEVIYTGLRKTPEMIVEAALQEDVDAIGISLLSGAHMTIFPRVLNLMKSKGLTDVLLFGGGIIPDEDEKQLKQLGVGELFTPGASTLDIVKYVKEWAATHRHEVVIGN, encoded by the coding sequence ATGGAAAAGAAAATTCGAGTGTTAGTAGCAAAAGCCGGTCTTGACGGGCATGACCGTGGAGCAAAGGTCGTTGCGGCGGCATTACGTGATGCAGGTATGGAAGTAATTTACACAGGACTTCGGAAAACTCCTGAAATGATTGTCGAAGCCGCGTTACAAGAAGATGTTGATGCAATCGGAATCAGTCTTCTTAGCGGCGCACACATGACTATCTTTCCCCGCGTGTTGAACCTGATGAAATCAAAAGGACTGACAGACGTTTTACTTTTTGGAGGCGGAATTATTCCTGATGAAGATGAAAAGCAACTCAAGCAGCTCGGGGTTGGAGAGTTGTTCACACCGGGCGCATCAACGTTGGATATCGTGAAGTATGTGAAAGAATGGGCTGCAACTCACAGACATGAAGTAGTGATTGGTAATTAG
- a CDS encoding slipin family protein, with the protein MGALSIFPIILILFGIIIVANAVRILNEYERGVVFRLGRIMGSKGPGIIFLIPMIDRMVKVSLRTVVLDVPPQDVITKDNVSIKVNAVVYFRVVNPEKAIIEVENFLFATSQLSQTTLRSILGQSELDDLLSQRDKINMELQKIIDLHTEPWGIKVSNVEVKQIDLPIEMQRAMAKQAEAERERRAKNVHADGEFQASQRLSDAASIMGQNSIALQLRYLQTLTEIAADKNSTIIFPLPIEILAPFLKGDKK; encoded by the coding sequence ATGGGCGCATTATCAATTTTTCCAATTATTTTAATTCTTTTCGGAATCATCATCGTTGCAAACGCTGTTCGTATTCTCAACGAATATGAACGCGGAGTCGTGTTTCGCTTAGGACGTATCATGGGTTCGAAAGGACCCGGCATCATTTTCCTTATCCCGATGATTGATAGAATGGTGAAAGTCAGTCTGCGGACAGTTGTGCTTGATGTGCCGCCGCAAGATGTTATCACCAAAGACAACGTTTCAATCAAAGTAAATGCAGTTGTTTATTTCCGCGTCGTCAATCCTGAGAAGGCAATCATTGAAGTCGAAAATTTTCTCTTTGCAACTTCACAACTTTCCCAAACGACATTGCGCAGCATTCTCGGTCAATCGGAACTTGACGATTTGCTTTCGCAACGGGATAAAATTAATATGGAACTTCAAAAAATTATTGATTTGCACACCGAACCGTGGGGAATAAAGGTCTCGAACGTAGAAGTAAAGCAAATTGATTTACCAATCGAAATGCAACGCGCAATGGCAAAGCAAGCAGAAGCAGAGCGAGAGCGACGTGCAAAGAATGTTCATGCTGATGGAGAATTTCAGGCAAGCCAGCGACTTTCTGATGCGGCAAGCATTATGGGACAAAATTCCATTGCATTGCAATTACGGTATTTGCAAACACTCACCGAAATTGCCGCAGATAAAAACTCGACAATTATCTTCCCGCTACCGATTGAAATTCTTGCGCCGTTTCTTAAAGGAGATAAAAAATAA
- a CDS encoding nodulation protein NfeD: protein MKHVIASIFFILVLSAFVSANTPKVHVIKIDGAINPASADYISESIQDAVEANAECLIIQLNTPGGLLKSTRVIVSDLLNAKIPVIVYVSPSGSQSASAGVFVTLAAHVAVMAPGTNIGAAHPVTVGEQMDSIMSEKATNDAAAFIRTISEKRHRNIEWAEDAVRKSYSITETEALQKNVIDTIAASVRELLQVIDGIEVELPSGKHVLTIKDASIETFEKSFRQKILDLLSDPNIAYILMLLGMYGLLFELYNPGSIFPGVVGAICLVLAFYSFHTLPINYAGIALIIISIVLFILEIKIISHGLLTIGGIVSLALGSLMLIETDSTLEFVSISWEVILASVVSTAAFFLFAIGLGIKAQRLKPTTGSEGLVGELGEAITELSPEGNIRVHGEIWSASSIEGKIANGSRVQVQEVNGLHLKVKSLRVVDNSIII from the coding sequence ATGAAACACGTGATTGCTTCGATATTCTTCATCTTGGTTCTCAGCGCTTTCGTTTCCGCTAACACTCCAAAAGTTCACGTCATTAAGATTGATGGCGCAATCAATCCTGCCTCCGCCGATTATATTTCAGAAAGTATTCAGGATGCTGTCGAAGCAAATGCTGAGTGTCTGATTATTCAACTCAACACGCCGGGTGGTTTGTTAAAATCAACTCGTGTCATCGTTAGTGACTTGCTGAATGCAAAGATTCCTGTCATTGTCTATGTTTCTCCGAGTGGCTCGCAGTCGGCTTCTGCGGGAGTGTTTGTAACACTTGCCGCTCATGTTGCGGTGATGGCTCCGGGAACAAACATCGGCGCGGCGCATCCGGTAACAGTCGGTGAACAGATGGATTCCATCATGTCTGAAAAAGCCACGAACGACGCCGCCGCATTCATCAGAACAATCAGTGAGAAACGACATCGCAACATCGAATGGGCGGAAGATGCAGTGCGAAAGAGTTATTCGATTACGGAAACAGAAGCATTGCAAAAAAATGTTATTGATACAATCGCCGCATCGGTTCGGGAACTTCTTCAAGTCATTGATGGGATTGAAGTCGAACTTCCTTCAGGCAAACATGTTCTCACAATAAAAGATGCTTCCATCGAAACATTCGAAAAATCGTTCAGACAAAAAATCCTTGACCTCCTCAGCGACCCGAACATTGCATACATCCTGATGCTGCTTGGAATGTATGGCTTACTGTTCGAGTTGTACAATCCCGGCTCAATCTTTCCCGGTGTTGTCGGGGCTATTTGCCTTGTGCTTGCTTTTTATTCATTTCATACCTTGCCAATCAATTATGCCGGTATAGCATTGATAATAATTTCTATCGTCCTTTTTATTCTTGAAATAAAAATAATCAGTCACGGCTTACTGACAATCGGGGGAATTGTATCCCTCGCGCTGGGTTCGCTTATGTTGATTGAAACTGATTCAACATTAGAATTTGTCTCAATTTCATGGGAAGTGATACTCGCATCGGTTGTCAGTACAGCGGCATTTTTCCTCTTCGCCATTGGTCTGGGCATCAAAGCACAACGATTAAAACCAACAACCGGCAGTGAAGGGCTTGTCGGGGAACTCGGAGAGGCAATCACAGAGTTATCACCCGAAGGAAACATTCGCGTTCACGGAGAAATCTGGTCGGCATCGAGTATTGAAGGCAAAATAGCAAACGGTTCAAGAGTACAGGTACAAGAAGTAAACGGTTTACATTTAAAAGTAAAATCCCTACGGGTCGTAGACAATTCAATAATAATTTAA
- a CDS encoding BamA/TamA family outer membrane protein, which yields MSFIKQYRVISLLLALWMVISVAQSQTTLHVPRVKYEFDGLKLKRTISVKRPKVGLVLSGGGARGLAQIGVLHALEKHNIPVDFIVGNSMGSVIGGLYAAGYSTSELESIATHTNWDEVLSFTEGTKRTELFVGQKRADDVGFLTIRFDGLQPIIPSSFSSGQRLINYFMNLTLQALYHPDSTFDNLKIPFRAVAVDLIKGKRTIIDRGSLAEAMRSSITVPLLYTPLERDSMALVDGGLISNIPVDVADSVGCDIIIAVNSTSGLRRADQMTAPWEVADQIMTIIMQQPNEKQLQLADVVIVPEIGERLVDDFTGLDSLIASGERATEQYIATLLDVLKSKKDLEYTTTNATLKNVRIEVQGKFINEDVKRKLLSDGNDGILELHQVENRLHELEGSGEYADVSAEISENDDGTRIMYRLQPQPMIRQVEFSGNVVITSDEIRSVIQELESRVLNYETIHRTLEKVVSLYRRKNFSLARITDVKVNSNDGNIHFTINEGIVQEVMCEGNVRSKDYIIRREFPWEHGDVFSIQKANAGLINIASTGLYEYILLDIRYRNEQPGIILKVKERSAELLRFGLHADNEHGIVGMLDLRDANFRGAGEDLSLLLRYGFRDRVARAEYRANRIFNTYLTFNFKGYVTSRDVFTYKSEPSGSVVTWERSENGRFRETKIGGSFTFGSQLARLGDLTVEIRTEQQRISGISGVGYNEEDHRFVGLKLQTTLDTENKFVFPTEGIMLTLSYETALKSLGSEVSFTKINASWSAYHTFFNRHTIHPHVRVGFADETLPLSEQFSFGGYNSFFGLQEDDSRGRQIFIGSFEYRYTLPFRILFDTYVSARYDLGTISTLPEELKLSTFRHGLGFTLGLDTPIGAAMFGAGKSFYFRRDLSDSPVSVGPLLFYFSIGPNL from the coding sequence ATGTCTTTCATTAAACAATATCGTGTTATCTCGTTATTGCTTGCTCTGTGGATGGTTATATCCGTGGCGCAGTCACAGACAACGCTTCATGTTCCGAGGGTGAAGTATGAATTTGATGGACTGAAACTCAAACGAACTATTTCAGTGAAACGTCCAAAAGTCGGATTGGTGTTGAGCGGAGGCGGCGCGCGCGGGTTGGCGCAAATCGGTGTGTTGCACGCGTTGGAGAAGCATAACATCCCGGTTGATTTCATTGTCGGAAACAGCATGGGAAGTGTCATCGGCGGATTGTATGCGGCAGGATATTCAACAAGTGAATTGGAAAGTATTGCAACGCACACAAATTGGGACGAAGTGCTTTCATTTACGGAGGGAACGAAACGGACAGAATTGTTCGTCGGGCAAAAGCGAGCGGATGATGTTGGTTTCTTAACGATTCGATTTGATGGACTTCAACCGATTATTCCATCGTCGTTTTCAAGCGGTCAACGACTCATAAATTATTTTATGAACCTGACACTTCAGGCGTTGTATCATCCCGATAGCACATTCGATAATTTGAAAATTCCGTTCCGCGCAGTAGCAGTTGACCTCATCAAAGGCAAGCGAACAATTATTGACCGCGGCTCACTTGCAGAAGCGATGCGTTCGAGCATTACTGTTCCGTTGCTTTATACTCCGCTCGAACGCGATTCGATGGCGCTCGTTGATGGCGGTCTGATTTCCAATATTCCCGTTGATGTTGCAGATTCTGTCGGCTGTGATATTATTATTGCAGTCAACTCAACGAGCGGATTGCGTCGAGCCGACCAAATGACCGCGCCGTGGGAAGTCGCCGACCAAATCATGACCATCATCATGCAACAACCGAACGAGAAACAACTTCAACTTGCCGATGTCGTCATCGTTCCGGAAATAGGGGAGAGGTTGGTTGATGATTTCACCGGATTGGATTCGTTGATTGCTTCCGGTGAACGCGCTACGGAACAATACATCGCTACTTTGCTTGATGTATTGAAATCAAAAAAAGATTTGGAGTACACAACTACGAACGCTACACTGAAGAACGTTCGCATTGAGGTGCAGGGAAAATTTATCAATGAAGATGTGAAGCGTAAACTTCTCTCAGATGGAAATGACGGAATACTTGAATTGCATCAAGTGGAAAATCGTTTGCATGAGTTGGAAGGATCGGGTGAATATGCTGATGTTTCGGCTGAAATTAGTGAGAATGATGACGGAACGAGAATCATGTACAGGTTACAGCCGCAACCGATGATACGACAAGTCGAATTTTCCGGCAATGTTGTCATAACTTCAGACGAAATCCGTTCAGTAATTCAAGAACTTGAAAGCAGAGTTCTGAATTATGAAACAATCCATCGAACGCTTGAGAAGGTCGTTTCGTTGTATCGTCGGAAGAATTTTTCTCTTGCACGGATAACTGATGTGAAAGTGAACTCGAACGATGGGAACATTCATTTTACAATCAATGAAGGAATTGTTCAGGAAGTAATGTGCGAAGGAAATGTGCGTTCTAAAGACTACATCATTCGCCGTGAGTTTCCATGGGAGCATGGCGATGTATTCTCTATTCAAAAAGCAAATGCAGGTTTGATTAACATCGCAAGCACAGGTTTGTATGAATACATATTGTTGGATATACGGTACAGGAATGAGCAACCGGGAATCATTCTAAAAGTAAAAGAGCGTAGCGCCGAGTTGCTTCGCTTCGGACTTCATGCGGATAACGAACATGGAATTGTGGGAATGCTTGATTTACGTGATGCAAACTTTCGTGGCGCAGGTGAAGATTTGAGTTTGTTGTTGCGGTATGGTTTTCGTGACCGGGTTGCACGAGCCGAATACCGTGCAAACAGAATTTTCAACACATATCTAACATTCAATTTCAAAGGATATGTTACATCCCGCGATGTTTTCACTTACAAAAGTGAACCGTCAGGCTCCGTTGTGACGTGGGAAAGAAGCGAGAATGGCAGATTTCGTGAGACAAAAATCGGCGGTTCGTTCACGTTCGGAAGTCAACTTGCTCGGCTTGGCGATTTGACGGTTGAAATAAGAACCGAACAACAACGTATTTCAGGAATTTCCGGTGTGGGGTACAATGAGGAAGACCATCGCTTTGTCGGATTGAAGTTGCAAACGACGCTCGACACGGAAAATAAATTTGTCTTCCCGACAGAAGGAATTATGCTGACGTTATCGTATGAAACCGCTCTGAAAAGTTTGGGAAGCGAAGTGTCGTTTACAAAAATCAATGCCTCGTGGAGTGCGTATCATACATTTTTCAACCGGCATACAATTCATCCGCACGTTCGTGTCGGATTTGCAGATGAAACTTTGCCATTGAGCGAGCAGTTTAGTTTTGGTGGATATAATTCGTTTTTCGGTTTGCAGGAGGATGATAGCCGAGGGCGGCAAATATTCATCGGCAGTTTTGAATATCGTTACACATTGCCGTTCAGAATTTTATTTGATACCTACGTCAGCGCGCGGTACGATTTAGGGACAATCTCCACTCTGCCGGAGGAGTTGAAGTTAAGCACGTTCCGTCATGGACTCGGTTTCACACTCGGGCTCGATACGCCAATCGGAGCGGCAATGTTTGGTGCAGGCAAAAGTTTTTACTTCCGCCGCGACCTTTCCGATTCTCCAGTGAGTGTCGGTCCGCTGTTATTTTATTTTTCGATTGGTCCCAATCTGTAA
- a CDS encoding archease codes for MKPGFTILEHPADMGIEATGETLAQAFEQAAMGMMSIILDVSTVEKKDTRTINLRAGDIEQLLVKWLTEILYLYDGQQFVPCSFSIQKLSETNLEAKINGEQLQQEKHRTKLDVKAVTYHQLSIKHSVNDVTLTVFLDI; via the coding sequence ATGAAACCCGGCTTCACGATTCTCGAACATCCTGCCGACATGGGAATTGAAGCGACAGGCGAAACACTTGCACAAGCATTCGAACAAGCCGCAATGGGAATGATGTCCATTATTCTTGATGTCTCAACGGTTGAGAAGAAAGATACCAGAACCATCAATCTTCGGGCAGGCGACATCGAACAACTTCTTGTAAAATGGTTGACGGAGATTCTGTACTTGTATGATGGACAACAGTTCGTGCCATGTTCTTTTTCAATACAGAAACTGAGTGAAACAAACCTTGAAGCAAAAATCAACGGCGAACAACTTCAACAGGAAAAACATCGAACGAAATTGGATGTCAAAGCGGTGACGTATCATCAATTAAGTATCAAACATTCTGTTAATGATGTTACACTTACTGTATTTCTTGATATTTGA
- a CDS encoding RtcB family protein, whose product MLKKIDNYRHIIPKEYKKGMLIEGMIYADDEMIKQIEKDQTKEQVANVATLPGLVGRSLAMPDAHQGYGFCIGGVAAADPDEGIVSAGGVGFDINCGVRLLASKFEHRDITAKLQELLNQLFRDIPCGTGKKGLLNIAKNELDNVLLKGAQWAVEQGFGVERDIAHIEEYGKIPNANPKWVSNRAKDRGHHQLGTLGSGNHFLEIQVVSEIYEEDTARHFGLHKNQIVVLIHSGSRGLGHQVCTDYLDAMQDGMRRYGISVVDRQLACVPIKSKEGQEYLQAMVAAANFAFANRQMMTHWTREAFQRVLGNGELDIVYDVCHNIAKYEDHEVDGKRKRVLVHRKGATRAFPKGHPALPEELRDFGQPVLIPGSMGTCSYVLVGTEQAMKETFGSSCHGAGRAMSRTRAKNETTVDELMKEMNSKNILVRGQTRSGLTEEKPDAYKDVSQVVEVVHGAGIARKVAKLLPVAVMKG is encoded by the coding sequence ATGCTAAAAAAGATTGATAACTACCGCCACATCATCCCGAAAGAATACAAAAAAGGAATGCTCATCGAAGGAATGATTTACGCAGACGATGAGATGATTAAGCAAATTGAAAAAGACCAAACGAAAGAGCAAGTGGCAAATGTTGCTACGCTTCCCGGATTAGTTGGTCGTTCACTTGCGATGCCGGACGCGCATCAGGGTTATGGTTTTTGCATTGGCGGAGTTGCCGCTGCTGACCCGGATGAAGGAATTGTTTCTGCAGGTGGAGTTGGTTTTGATATCAACTGCGGCGTGAGATTGCTCGCATCAAAATTTGAACATCGGGATATAACTGCAAAACTTCAGGAACTACTCAATCAACTGTTTAGAGATATTCCGTGCGGGACGGGGAAGAAGGGATTGTTGAACATTGCAAAGAACGAATTAGATAATGTGCTTTTGAAAGGCGCACAGTGGGCAGTTGAACAGGGTTTCGGTGTTGAGCGGGACATAGCACACATCGAAGAGTACGGAAAAATTCCAAACGCGAATCCCAAGTGGGTAAGTAATCGTGCGAAGGATAGAGGGCATCATCAACTCGGAACGCTCGGTTCGGGAAATCATTTTTTGGAGATTCAGGTTGTCTCCGAAATTTATGAAGAAGACACAGCACGGCATTTCGGACTTCACAAAAATCAAATTGTTGTGTTGATTCACAGCGGTTCACGGGGTCTCGGTCATCAGGTTTGCACTGATTATCTCGACGCTATGCAGGATGGAATGAGGCGTTACGGAATTTCTGTCGTTGACCGTCAACTTGCATGCGTTCCAATAAAATCGAAAGAGGGGCAGGAATATTTGCAAGCAATGGTGGCGGCGGCGAACTTTGCGTTTGCCAATCGTCAGATGATGACGCACTGGACACGGGAAGCGTTCCAACGCGTACTCGGCAACGGCGAGTTGGATATTGTGTATGATGTTTGCCATAACATTGCAAAGTACGAAGACCACGAAGTTGACGGAAAGAGAAAGCGCGTTCTTGTTCACCGCAAAGGCGCGACTCGTGCGTTTCCGAAAGGACATCCCGCATTGCCGGAAGAATTGCGCGACTTCGGTCAACCCGTGTTGATTCCCGGAAGCATGGGAACATGTTCATACGTTCTTGTCGGAACAGAACAGGCAATGAAAGAAACATTTGGCTCGTCGTGTCACGGCGCGGGCAGAGCGATGAGTCGAACCCGTGCGAAAAATGAAACGACGGTTGATGAATTGATGAAAGAGATGAACAGCAAAAATATTTTAGTGCGCGGTCAAACGCGTTCAGGATTGACGGAAGAAAAACCGGATGCGTACAAAGATGTCAGTCAGGTTGTAGAAGTAGTTCACGGCGCGGGAATTGCACGGAAGGTTGCAAAGTTATTGCCGGTGGCGGTGATGAAGGGGTGA